The genome window GTGAAGTAGACAAAGATTAAACAATAGACCACCTAACATGGTGTATTTTGCTCGAATGAAatacatttcaattttattgtCCCCGGGACGATTCATTAAAAAATGTAAAGTAAACActttaaatattataattaagCTAAATTGTTAcgatttctttattatttttttattctagGAAGAATGTAAAAAGGGCCATTTCGGTCGACTTTACACGCAATTACGTGGGCTTCTAATGTATTAGGGATGGGCGGTAACCGTTTATTTGTGTACCGCGATAATGGGCATGGGCAATCGTTTTTCTTGCCGAAAGATGCCGTGAGTGGCTTTAGGTACaagttcatttaaaaaaaataactttatGATTCCATGATTACGAGGAAACCCTTTTCTATACAAACGCCCAATAGATACTTTTTACACTAAGCTTTTACTTTACTATCACATTTAAGACTTTAAATTTCtgtgacctgatcgacagcctccTCTCCGATTTTTTTTCATGGatactgagattttggtatcagaggaAAGCTCATAACAAccgattatatatttttgaaaatgattatTTGCCTATATTAATTATAACTTATCAAATATGTCTTGATAAATCTGATATCTTAATCTATTTAAATATCGAGTCATTAACCAGATAAATGGATATAAATGGGAAAATTGTCTGTTTGACTTTCTAAGTGGCTAGCAAATTCATAAGAAACATGGTTTCATCAGAAATTGCCTAAAATACTACTTGTCAAATTTGTGCTAATTTGTGTTCtcacatatttttctcattaccccaagatatttaaatgtgtaaaataaatacgTAGTGATTTGTGCAAAGTATCTGATTTGTGGTAACAACATCGGAAGTGTATAATaccctatggggcattgttatacatgtttGTGCTTCTCATGTCAAAGATAGAAAtcagaacatgaaaaatcggaccacgAATCTTTAATTAACTGATTTCACATATAAGGTAGTAATTGAGTCAAGATGGGTTTATCAATTCTCACAGAACGGAGTCATTGTCACCATCAACAAGGCCTGTATATAGAAATGTTGGGCAAACTGGTATATATCTCGTCCACTTCCATTTCCTGATAAATGACATACCCAATGGAAAGTCGTATATATGAATAGAGCTGAACCCTTCCGTATCGGTAGTCTGTTTGTTGTAGTATTTGGTAAATGCGATGATTCCTCGTTCCTCGCGTGTTCCTGAAAACAAAAAATAGATGCGTTTTTGGTGCAGGCAGACCACCATCCTATGTGTATGTCTCTCACTCGCAGTTGGGTATTGCGCAATGAGGCCGGCATATTGCAATGTGGAGGCAAACTAGTGGGGATCGGCAAATTTGGCATTCGCCAAAAAGTGTGATTTTAGAATTAGTTTTTGCTCTGACTTGGAGGCAATCGAGGGGCAAAGCTCAAGTTGGGGGGATgcatcccctcccctcccccttgGCGCCGAAACTGGTTCGAGGTCAATGCTATTGTACATCGCTAAGCACATAAACTCTTCTGACAATCAGAGAAGATTGCCGGCTTTTAAATGGAAGCTAAAGAACCATCAGATGGGATGAAGATTTGTTAATGTTGAACTTCTTCCCCGGTTTGAATTTCACTTCTCTTGTTTGTCATTTTGATAAAGATTGTTGCTAAGGAGCATTATTTTTTGATCAAAagtaattgattaatcaattcaATCATGTGTTATGAGAAATATAAAGGACAAAGATTTTTACACAGCATATCTTTATATACCTGGTAATAGATTATCCAGAATGAAGGCGAACACTCCTCCAATGAATGCTTCAGTTGTTAACACGACTTTGATCACCCGATCTAAATGTGTGATTCCTATaggatataattattattataacaggTTTTGTATATAATCTAAGTATTGCAACATTGCAATATCGTTCAAAGAATAAGAATTCGCCAAAGTGTAAATTAAACATTCATTCAATATGCGGTCGGTAACACATTACGTACTAGatgaaataagtaagattagGTTAAGTTAATGCGGTGAAAAGTTGTCTATTGTAGTGATATCATGCGCATATTTCAAAGTTTCAAATAGCTGAACAGAAAAAACTTTAGTCCACAAAATATCCAGATGCCTTGGTCACCAAATGGTTTTACtggtttctgcaaggtatcagAAAACTTATGGAGGGGAATGATTCATGGGTATGTCGAGTGGAAGAAAGTACCGGAAGGCAAGGGTCCGTCAATGGCTAGGGACTCAGAAGAATGAATGGTTACCTGGGGCTAAGTAGCTACCCACCACATCAGGCACCGGATGACCTTGAATCACACTAAAACCGGTTTCTTGTATATCCATTACGTGTTTATAATTATGTCCTTTTATAGTACTCAAATGACCTTATTATTGCAATTGAATTTTCCGAATTTCCCAAACTTGCAAGACGTCTGCTATCTTTGATTCGTTCAAGCACCGCTTCCGTGCAACCTTTCTTCCGTAACCATTTTCCTGATACCCTGCAGAAATCAATTAAACCATTTTGCCACCATTTTGAAGGCATTCGAATATTTTGCGGACTAACGTTACATCGTATCTGCGTTCAAACGGATATCCAATATTCAGACAGGTAATAAGCATTAGAATGCACAAATGACTTCACTGATCATGAAAAGAACATGATTCCCACAGAGTACATAATGTAAAATCTACAGGATATTGAATGAACTCTCCAACATtgtatactttcaaaaataatcttTAAAATCATATAAAGCcatgcctgtaagcatggtaaataTGTAACCATAAGTATCATTTTGGCTTGACAATTAACAATTTTGAGTTTGTAATATGTGTAAGtctagataataagcttttgtaattgtttgttattttgtgtatgtatttttgtttatgcacggccccaaggaagaacaacttttgttgaattgggctttccgtgttgagATGAAGTCTAATAATATTCCCAAATATTCAGATGAAATATTACCACTTTTTGAGAACAGGGAATTGCCAAATTTGTTTTTAGCCTTGGAATGCCAAATATTTGAGTgtcattaatttcttgaaattTCTAGCCCAATGATCAGATCGATAAACACAACATGCGCTGAAACAAGATTGGAAGCAAGCTGTAACTTCttgaataaaattttttttgtaGAGCTCACCTGTTTCTATCAGTTTATCGTTTTCATCCGTATCAACCCATAGAGGTAACAGCATTCCCATGAATAAAGAGAACCCAATGATGAGCAAATTACGTGATGAGTTCAAATCCACATACTGTAGATTGGACAGTCCTGCTGCCACAATCAGTCCtgttaaataatataataattaaaatcCTAGTGTTtactaattttgttttgaatactAATTCGTTTATTCGTTTGTTTGTTGGACTTATTCATTCGCTTTGTGATATTATAAGAATCATGTGGATCCCTTAACTACTGAAATGTTTTTATGTAGATTGATATGTAAAGCAAATCGTAACAGATCCGATCCGTAACTGTCAAATCCAGACAAATGATCATGAGCGGCTCCATCCTCCATGCAAAAACATTGCGTAGATATTTCATTTACACTTAGGTTCTTCTTGGATCGATAAAGCAAGATAGAAACACTGATTTTAATACGATAATAAGCCATCTTGGCTTCAACATTGGCTATACTTTTTTCAGATTTCTTCTGtgtttatttttatggaaatttgtTGACCTAATATCGGTGATATAAACCTATTAAAACAGTCTGAACAGCCGTGTTGCTCTTTCATTTATACTGGACTAAATGTCATGACTTACCCAACAACACGCAAATCACTCCTCCAACAATGGGCAAGGGAATAGTTGAGATGAAGGCGGTGAATTTGCCTAACATTCCgacaatgatcatgatgaccGCACAGATTTGAATCACAAATATGCTACCAACCTGAAGGAAGTAATTACAACAAAGGCAATTAAGCTAGCGTCCCATGCTCTCACTTTCCAGGGACCACTGAACCAACAATCAGCGATCAGAACAATACGGGTAGCCTACCACTGGATGGGCTGGAGACAAAATATGTCGTATGTCATTTTTGTTAGCTGAAGTTGGGTGCATTGATTACCGACCTAATCGTGTTAGGCTCAATATTAATTGCAAAGGTTCTAAAATTGACCCTTGCAAAATACCATAAGCTATATTTATTAGGTTGGATCTATTTTAGTTgaagtttacatttttttctATCAAATAGACATCTGTCATTATTGTCATGAACAAAGGTTCCCACTTTGTAGCGTTTGAGAATCGATAATTATATTTAAATCACCATACACTACAACTGTTAGACACCCcaaatacaattgaatacctgagtggaagaagggcccaactccatcaaaactgtttttgagatattaagaaaaaacttaatatttggaaagttttatagacaggatgttttcatcttcaggggacctttaatacatgaatatacagtattacatacattcgaaatcataTACGATGTTTTCATGGCAacagtacaggtcttaatacgagctggagttgggcctttcttccactgcaagtgccagttccgtaagcagatgtgttataaatagctacagaaatgtggagattatccattaattgcacaagtagaagcatgtaatatgttagcaagaaagtttattgtagtgaaa of Amphiura filiformis chromosome 14, Afil_fr2py, whole genome shotgun sequence contains these proteins:
- the LOC140169415 gene encoding solute carrier family 23 member 1-like, which gives rise to MVAPLLQVVVGFTGIMGFLLKFIGPITIAPCVALIGISFIGSAASRAGLHWGISVFAESQNYGYRARTDLNPEVVNNAQWFRIPYPGQWGVPVVTLAGVFVMFSAVVASVLDSLGDYYEIARLVGAPPPPPHAVNRGIAFDGIGCVLAGVWGAANGNTSFSTNAGLVGITKVGSIFVIQICAVIMIIVGMLGKFTAFISTIPLPIVGGVICVLLGLIVAAGLSNLQYVDLNSSRNLLIIGFSLFMGMLLPLWVDTDENDKLIETGITHLDRVIKVVLTTEAFIGGVFAFILDNLLPGTREERGIIAFTKYYNKQTTDTEGFSSIHIYDFPLGMSFIRKWKWTRYIPVCPTFLYTGLVDGDNDSVL